In Ochrobactrum vermis, the following proteins share a genomic window:
- a CDS encoding acetyl-CoA carboxylase biotin carboxylase subunit, with protein MIKKILIANRGEIACRVIKTAKKMGIATVAVYSDADRNALHVKMADEAVHIGPAPSNQSYIVIDKILAAIKETGADAVHPGYGFLSENPRFAEALKAANITFIGPPVNAIDAMGDKITSKKLAAEAGVSTVPGHMDLIENADEAVKIASMIGYPVMIKASAGGGGKGMRIAWNDEEAREGFQLSRNEAKASFGDDRIFIEKFVTQPRHIEIQVLGDQHGNVVYLGERECSIQRRNQKVIEEAPSPFLDEATRKAMGEQAVALAKAVGYYSAGTVEFIVDGSRNFYFLEMNTRLQVEHPVTELITGIDLVEEMIRVASGEKLRFGQTDVKLNGWAMESRLYAEDPYRNFLPSIGRLTRYRPPVEGRNSDGTIVRNDTGVFEGGEISMYYDPMIAKLCTWGPDRASAVNAMGDALDAFEVEGIGHNLPFLSAVMDHPRFREGALTTAFIAEEYPDGFAGVPVSEDDARVLAAVAAQINLAVEQRNMQISGRISSEQQSVATDWVATLGGSTVPVRIAEGEGGTTINFMDGGSLPVASDWHPGGHLGSFTVGGKPIAIKVSRSGTGWRLRWRGMDVVAHVRKPRIAELAKLMPVKLPPDTSKMLLCPMPGVITSILAEEGATVEAGQPLATVEAMKMENVLRAERRATVKRIAVKAGESLAVDELIMEFE; from the coding sequence ATGATCAAGAAAATTCTCATTGCCAATCGCGGCGAGATCGCATGCCGGGTCATCAAAACGGCGAAGAAAATGGGCATCGCAACGGTTGCTGTTTATTCTGATGCCGACCGCAACGCCCTGCATGTCAAAATGGCCGACGAAGCAGTCCATATCGGACCAGCGCCGTCCAATCAGTCCTATATCGTCATCGACAAGATTCTGGCTGCGATCAAGGAAACCGGTGCCGATGCAGTGCATCCCGGCTATGGCTTTCTATCGGAAAACCCGCGTTTTGCCGAAGCACTGAAGGCCGCCAATATCACCTTCATCGGCCCGCCGGTGAACGCAATTGACGCCATGGGCGACAAGATCACCTCCAAGAAACTGGCAGCGGAAGCGGGCGTTTCCACCGTGCCCGGCCATATGGACCTGATTGAAAATGCCGACGAAGCCGTGAAAATCGCCAGCATGATCGGCTATCCGGTCATGATCAAGGCATCGGCTGGTGGTGGTGGCAAAGGCATGCGTATCGCTTGGAACGACGAGGAAGCCCGCGAAGGCTTTCAATTGTCGCGCAACGAAGCCAAAGCCTCCTTCGGCGATGACCGCATCTTCATTGAAAAATTCGTCACCCAGCCACGCCACATTGAAATTCAGGTACTGGGCGACCAACATGGCAACGTTGTCTATCTTGGCGAACGCGAATGCTCCATCCAGCGCCGAAACCAGAAGGTGATTGAGGAAGCGCCCTCACCTTTCCTCGATGAAGCGACCCGCAAGGCCATGGGCGAGCAGGCCGTCGCGCTTGCCAAGGCGGTTGGATATTATTCTGCCGGTACGGTTGAGTTCATTGTCGATGGCAGCCGCAATTTCTATTTCCTCGAAATGAATACGCGCTTGCAGGTAGAGCATCCGGTGACGGAGCTCATCACCGGTATCGACCTCGTGGAAGAAATGATCCGCGTTGCATCCGGCGAGAAGCTCCGTTTCGGCCAGACCGACGTGAAACTCAACGGCTGGGCCATGGAAAGCCGTCTCTATGCGGAGGACCCATACCGTAATTTCCTGCCCTCAATCGGCAGGTTGACCCGTTATCGCCCACCGGTCGAAGGCCGTAATTCGGATGGCACAATCGTACGCAACGACACCGGCGTGTTCGAAGGCGGCGAAATTTCGATGTATTATGATCCGATGATCGCAAAACTCTGCACCTGGGGACCGGACCGCGCCAGTGCCGTCAACGCAATGGGAGATGCCCTGGATGCATTCGAGGTTGAAGGCATTGGCCACAACCTGCCCTTCCTGTCAGCGGTAATGGATCATCCGCGCTTCCGCGAGGGTGCACTTACCACTGCATTCATTGCCGAAGAATATCCGGACGGCTTTGCCGGTGTGCCGGTTTCGGAAGATGATGCGCGGGTTCTTGCTGCGGTTGCCGCCCAGATCAATCTTGCGGTCGAACAGCGCAACATGCAGATTTCGGGACGAATTTCCAGCGAACAGCAATCTGTAGCAACCGACTGGGTGGCAACACTCGGCGGGTCCACTGTGCCGGTCCGCATTGCGGAAGGCGAAGGCGGAACGACAATCAATTTCATGGATGGTGGCAGTCTGCCTGTTGCCAGCGACTGGCATCCCGGTGGCCATCTGGGCTCGTTTACCGTTGGAGGCAAGCCCATTGCCATCAAGGTTTCACGCTCCGGCACTGGCTGGCGTTTGCGCTGGCGTGGCATGGATGTGGTCGCTCATGTGCGCAAGCCGCGCATTGCTGAACTGGCAAAGCTGATGCCGGTCAAGCTGCCTCCAGACACGTCGAAAATGTTGCTCTGCCCGATGCCGGGTGTCATCACCTCGATTCTGGCCGAGGAAGGCGCTACGGTAGAAGCCGGGCAGCCGCTTGCAACGGTCGAAGCCATGAAGATGGAAAACGTGTTGCGCGCCGAACGCCGCGCTACCGTCAAGCGCATTGCCGTCAAGGCCGGAGAAAGCCTTGCCGTGGATGAACTGATCATGGAATTCGAATGA
- the scpA gene encoding methylmalonyl-CoA mutase: MTQKTRADWEALAEKELKRPADSLVWHTPEGIDVKPLYTANDLQNVGHLDSLPGFDPFVRGPRATMYAGRPWTIRQYAGFSTAEESNAFYRKALIAGQQGVSVAFDLATHRGYDSDHPRVEGDVGKAGVAIDSVEDMKILFDGIPLEKVSVSMTMNGAVIPILANFIVAGEEQGVSRDLLSGTIQNDILKEFMVRNTYIYPPEPSMRIIADIIAYTATEMPKFNSISISGYHMQEAGATLVQELAFTLADGREYVRAALQKGLNVDDFAGRLSFFFAIGMNFFMEIAKLRAARLLWTRIMKEFEPKKPGSLMLRTHCQTSGVSLQEQDPYNNIVRTAFEAMSAALGGTQSLHTNSFDEAIALPTEFSARIARNTQLILQNETGVTKVVDPLAGSYYIESLTNELAEKAWALIEEVEELGGMTKAVESGLPKRLIEEAATKRQAAVDKGEEVIVGVNKFRLEQEDEIDILEIDNTAVRQSQIARLNRIKETRNKAKVEAALKELEKVARTGEGNLLAAAVEASRARATVGEISDAMRHTFGDHAAVPKVVKKVYGTAYKDEPEYQTLVDRLGDFSKQIGETPKVMVAKLGQDGHDRGAKIIASAFGDIGFEVLTGPLFQTPDEAADMAIKSKVHVLGVSSLAAGHKTLLPQLVDTLRKKGAENIIVVCGGVVPRQDYQYLFDHGVAAVFGPGSNVLDCARAVLDLMEGKRRNL; encoded by the coding sequence ATGACGCAGAAAACCCGTGCGGATTGGGAAGCGTTGGCCGAAAAGGAACTGAAACGACCGGCGGACAGCCTTGTCTGGCATACGCCGGAAGGCATCGACGTGAAGCCGCTCTACACGGCGAACGACCTGCAAAATGTCGGCCATCTCGACAGCCTGCCCGGCTTTGACCCGTTCGTGCGCGGGCCGCGGGCGACCATGTATGCGGGGCGTCCATGGACAATCCGACAGTATGCCGGATTTTCGACGGCTGAAGAGTCTAACGCATTCTATCGCAAGGCGTTGATAGCCGGCCAGCAAGGCGTTTCGGTTGCCTTCGACCTTGCTACCCATCGCGGCTATGACAGCGACCATCCTCGCGTCGAAGGCGACGTGGGCAAGGCTGGTGTTGCCATTGATTCCGTCGAGGACATGAAGATCCTTTTCGACGGTATCCCGCTTGAAAAAGTATCCGTCTCCATGACCATGAATGGCGCAGTGATCCCGATCCTCGCCAATTTCATCGTCGCGGGCGAAGAACAGGGCGTATCGCGCGATCTGCTTTCCGGTACCATCCAGAACGATATTCTCAAGGAGTTCATGGTCCGCAACACCTATATTTATCCGCCGGAACCTTCCATGCGGATCATTGCGGACATCATCGCCTATACCGCGACGGAAATGCCGAAGTTCAACTCGATTTCCATTTCCGGCTACCACATGCAGGAAGCCGGTGCGACGCTGGTGCAGGAACTGGCCTTTACGCTGGCCGATGGGCGCGAATATGTGCGTGCCGCGCTGCAAAAGGGCCTGAACGTTGACGACTTCGCCGGTCGCCTGTCGTTCTTCTTCGCCATCGGCATGAATTTCTTCATGGAAATCGCCAAACTACGCGCTGCGCGCCTGCTCTGGACGCGGATCATGAAGGAGTTTGAGCCAAAAAAGCCCGGTTCGCTGATGCTGCGCACGCATTGCCAGACTTCAGGCGTATCGCTTCAGGAACAGGACCCCTACAATAATATCGTCCGCACCGCGTTCGAGGCCATGTCAGCAGCGTTGGGCGGTACCCAGTCACTGCACACCAACTCCTTCGATGAAGCCATTGCCTTGCCGACAGAGTTTTCAGCTCGTATCGCCCGCAATACGCAGCTCATCCTCCAGAACGAAACAGGCGTGACCAAAGTGGTCGATCCGCTGGCAGGTTCTTATTACATTGAAAGCCTGACCAATGAACTGGCGGAAAAAGCCTGGGCATTGATCGAGGAGGTGGAAGAGCTGGGCGGCATGACCAAGGCCGTAGAAAGCGGCTTGCCGAAGCGTTTGATCGAAGAAGCCGCCACCAAACGGCAGGCTGCAGTTGATAAGGGCGAAGAAGTCATCGTTGGCGTCAACAAATTCCGCCTCGAACAGGAAGATGAAATCGACATTCTGGAGATCGACAATACCGCCGTTCGCCAGTCGCAGATTGCACGTCTCAACCGCATCAAGGAAACGCGCAACAAGGCAAAAGTTGAAGCAGCACTCAAAGAACTGGAAAAGGTAGCCAGGACCGGTGAAGGCAACCTTCTCGCCGCAGCCGTTGAAGCGTCCCGTGCCCGCGCCACTGTTGGCGAAATTTCCGACGCCATGCGCCACACGTTCGGAGATCATGCTGCGGTTCCGAAAGTCGTCAAGAAGGTCTACGGTACGGCCTACAAGGACGAGCCAGAGTATCAGACGCTGGTTGACCGCCTCGGCGACTTCTCGAAGCAGATCGGCGAAACGCCGAAAGTGATGGTGGCAAAGCTCGGCCAGGACGGACATGACCGCGGTGCCAAAATCATCGCTTCAGCATTTGGCGACATCGGTTTTGAAGTATTGACCGGACCGCTGTTTCAGACTCCGGACGAAGCCGCCGATATGGCGATCAAATCCAAGGTGCATGTTCTCGGCGTCTCGTCACTTGCAGCCGGTCACAAAACGCTCCTGCCTCAGCTCGTCGACACCCTTCGCAAGAAGGGCGCGGAAAATATCATCGTCGTCTGCGGTGGCGTCGTTCCACGTCAGGATTATCAATATCTGTTCGATCATGGTGTGGCGGCAGTTTTTGGACCCGGCTCGAATGTGCTCGACTGCGCCCGCGCCGTGCTTGATTTAATGGAAGGCAAGCGCCGCAATCTTTGA
- a CDS encoding low affinity iron permease family protein yields MSQFFTKLSEKTAELAGHYLAFVLATLSIIIWGFSGPFFNFSDTWQLVVNTSTTIITFLMVFLIQNAQDREASATQAKLDEILNIVSTTKSETIGAEHLPLNELKAILKRLEAKSGKTSTEEPE; encoded by the coding sequence ATGTCACAGTTCTTCACAAAGCTCAGCGAAAAAACTGCCGAACTTGCCGGTCATTATCTGGCATTCGTGCTGGCTACCTTGTCCATTATCATATGGGGGTTCAGCGGGCCGTTCTTCAACTTCTCGGATACATGGCAACTGGTGGTGAATACATCGACCACCATCATCACCTTCCTGATGGTGTTTCTGATCCAAAACGCACAGGATCGAGAAGCAAGCGCAACGCAGGCCAAACTTGATGAAATCCTGAACATCGTCTCAACGACCAAAAGCGAAACCATTGGCGCGGAACATCTGCCGCTCAACGAATTGAAGGCTATTTTGAAACGTCTCGAAGCGAAAAGTGGAAAAACTTCGACCGAAGAACCAGAATGA
- a CDS encoding aldo/keto reductase, which yields MTGTIPQITLPSGQTVPALGQGTWYMGEDSTQRRYEIEALRIGIDLGMTLIDTAEMYADGEAEDVVGEAITGRRDDVFIVSKVLPYNASRQGTIEACERSLQRLRSDRIDLYLLHWRGRYPLEETVAAFQELQRTGKIVSWGVSNFDTDDMKELVGVAGGKAVSTNQILYNLTRRGPEFDLMPWCVERKIPLMAYSPIEQGRLLGSSELAEVASETGGTPASVALAWAMHGGNVIAIPKSSNLHHVRDNRKAAELRLSEEQLKRLDLAFAPPVRKTALEML from the coding sequence ATGACCGGTACCATACCACAGATCACTTTGCCTTCGGGCCAGACGGTCCCAGCGCTCGGGCAAGGCACCTGGTATATGGGCGAGGACAGCACGCAACGCCGCTATGAAATCGAAGCATTAAGGATCGGCATCGATCTGGGGATGACGCTGATCGATACAGCGGAAATGTATGCTGACGGTGAGGCGGAAGACGTTGTCGGCGAAGCCATTACAGGCCGTCGCGACGACGTGTTTATCGTCAGTAAGGTATTGCCGTACAATGCGTCGCGGCAAGGAACAATCGAGGCCTGTGAGAGAAGCCTGCAGCGCCTTCGTTCTGATCGTATCGATCTGTATCTGCTGCACTGGCGTGGGCGATACCCTCTCGAAGAGACTGTCGCTGCATTTCAAGAACTGCAGCGTACCGGAAAAATTGTCAGCTGGGGTGTCAGCAATTTCGATACGGATGACATGAAAGAGTTGGTCGGTGTAGCGGGTGGTAAAGCTGTCTCTACAAACCAGATACTCTACAATCTGACGCGACGCGGGCCGGAATTCGATCTCATGCCATGGTGTGTTGAGCGCAAAATTCCGCTGATGGCTTACTCACCCATTGAACAGGGTCGATTGCTGGGCAGTTCCGAACTGGCAGAAGTTGCAAGCGAGACGGGAGGAACACCAGCTTCTGTCGCGCTTGCCTGGGCGATGCATGGCGGCAATGTCATCGCGATTCCAAAATCCTCCAACCTGCATCATGTGCGGGACAACAGAAAAGCCGCAGAGTTGCGGCTCTCCGAAGAACAATTGAAGCGTCTGGATCTGGCTTTCGCACCGCCTGTTCGAAAGACGGCGCTGGAAATGCTCTAA
- the murI gene encoding glutamate racemase, translated as MKNAPAASFSAIPSIDAERPILVFDSGIGGLTVLREARVLMPDRRFVYVADDAGFPYGAWEEDALRARIVELFGKLITAYDPEIAVIACNTASTLVLDDLRQAYPSVPFVGTVPAIKPAAERTSSGLVSVLATPGTVRRAYTRDLIQSFASQCHVRLVGADQLAAVAEAHIRGEKIDEALVVEQIAPCFIEQDGSRTDIIVLACTHYPFLANVFRRLAPWPVDWLDPAEAIARRTVSLLKPRRVDEELHHHNDQAVITSQNPDYAIRRLMQGFGLHFA; from the coding sequence ATGAAAAACGCACCCGCTGCGAGCTTTTCCGCTATTCCCTCCATCGACGCTGAAAGACCCATTCTGGTTTTCGACAGCGGTATCGGAGGTCTGACGGTTTTGCGTGAAGCGCGGGTGCTTATGCCGGACCGTCGCTTCGTCTACGTTGCCGACGATGCCGGGTTTCCCTATGGCGCATGGGAAGAGGATGCGCTGAGGGCGAGGATTGTCGAATTGTTCGGCAAGCTCATTACTGCCTATGATCCGGAAATCGCGGTCATCGCCTGCAATACGGCCTCCACGCTGGTGTTGGACGATTTGCGGCAAGCTTATCCTTCGGTTCCGTTTGTCGGTACGGTACCGGCGATCAAGCCCGCTGCCGAAAGAACGTCGTCGGGCCTTGTTTCCGTGCTCGCTACGCCGGGCACAGTCCGTCGCGCCTATACGCGTGATCTCATTCAGTCTTTCGCTTCCCAGTGCCATGTTCGTCTCGTCGGTGCCGACCAACTGGCAGCGGTAGCGGAAGCCCATATTCGCGGCGAGAAGATCGATGAGGCGCTGGTCGTCGAACAGATTGCCCCCTGTTTCATTGAGCAGGATGGCAGTCGTACCGACATCATCGTTCTGGCCTGCACGCACTATCCGTTTCTTGCCAATGTGTTTCGCCGCCTGGCACCCTGGCCGGTAGACTGGCTTGACCCTGCAGAAGCGATCGCCCGGCGCACCGTTTCACTGCTGAAACCGCGCCGCGTCGATGAAGAACTGCATCATCACAACGATCAGGCGGTTATTACATCCCAGAATCCAGACTATGCCATCCGCAGGCTCATGCAGGGTTTTGGTCTGCATTTCGCTTGA
- a CDS encoding RNA methyltransferase codes for MAGTDKQRPFIAEGPAIVLVEPQLPENIGMVARAMANFGLAELRLVNPREEFPSEKARAAASKADHVIDNAVVYDDLPSAIADLNFVYATTARERDGFKQVRSAVEAGGELRRRFRTGEKTGILFGRERFGLSNEEVGLADELVTFPVNPAFASLNIAQAVLLMSYEWMKSGLETQTETVFRGPELELAPKQELQGLFNHLEEALDVRGYFRPEARKEIMVNNLRAVLTRAGFASAELKLLRGVVTSLDVFTPKKPRGSGAPEGRARKPVTESPATKDKDE; via the coding sequence ATGGCAGGAACAGATAAACAGCGCCCCTTTATCGCGGAAGGACCGGCAATCGTTCTGGTAGAGCCGCAATTGCCGGAAAATATCGGCATGGTAGCGCGCGCCATGGCGAATTTCGGACTGGCAGAATTGCGTCTGGTCAATCCGCGCGAGGAATTTCCGAGTGAGAAGGCGAGGGCAGCAGCCAGCAAGGCCGATCATGTGATCGACAATGCGGTGGTCTATGACGACCTGCCTTCTGCTATCGCCGATCTCAATTTCGTCTATGCCACAACGGCACGTGAACGTGACGGTTTCAAGCAGGTTCGCAGCGCTGTAGAAGCGGGTGGTGAACTACGCCGCCGTTTCAGGACCGGAGAGAAGACCGGCATTCTGTTTGGCCGAGAACGATTCGGTCTCAGCAACGAGGAAGTTGGTCTGGCCGATGAACTGGTGACGTTTCCGGTCAATCCTGCATTTGCCTCGCTCAATATTGCACAGGCAGTTCTGCTCATGTCCTATGAATGGATGAAGTCGGGCCTTGAGACGCAGACGGAGACCGTTTTTCGCGGCCCGGAGCTTGAGCTGGCGCCGAAACAGGAATTGCAGGGGCTTTTCAATCATCTCGAAGAAGCCCTTGATGTTAGAGGGTATTTCCGCCCTGAAGCCCGCAAGGAAATCATGGTCAACAATCTGCGTGCTGTCCTGACGCGTGCCGGTTTTGCCTCTGCCGAGCTGAAGCTCCTGCGCGGTGTTGTCACCTCGCTTGATGTATTCACGCCAAAGAAGCCACGAGGTTCCGGAGCCCCGGAAGGACGCGCGCGCAAACCCGTGACCGAAAGCCCGGCAACAAAGGACAAGGACGAATGA
- a CDS encoding DJ-1/PfpI family protein produces the protein MSGKKILMLCGDFGEDYETMVPFQTLLTVGHTVHAVCPGKKAGDHIATAIHDFEGHQTYTEKPGHNFALNATFADVKPESYDALVIPGGRAPEYLRLDDKVIAMVKHFFEAKKPVAAVCHGAQLLAAARVLEGRTCSAYPACRPEVELAGGTYADIPVDQAVTDGNLVTSPAWPAHPAWLSQFLAVLGTRITHS, from the coding sequence ATGTCCGGTAAGAAGATACTCATGCTTTGCGGCGACTTTGGTGAGGACTATGAAACCATGGTCCCATTCCAGACATTGCTGACCGTCGGTCACACGGTTCATGCCGTCTGCCCCGGCAAGAAAGCTGGCGATCATATCGCGACAGCCATTCACGACTTCGAAGGCCACCAGACCTATACGGAAAAGCCGGGCCATAACTTCGCTCTCAACGCGACATTCGCCGACGTAAAGCCGGAGAGCTATGACGCTCTGGTCATTCCAGGTGGCCGGGCGCCAGAATATCTGCGTCTCGACGACAAGGTTATCGCGATGGTGAAGCATTTCTTCGAAGCGAAAAAGCCTGTTGCAGCGGTCTGCCATGGTGCACAGTTGCTAGCTGCAGCGCGTGTTCTGGAAGGTCGCACCTGTTCAGCCTATCCGGCGTGCCGCCCAGAAGTTGAACTTGCCGGAGGCACATATGCCGATATCCCGGTCGATCAGGCTGTGACAGACGGAAACCTTGTCACGTCGCCCGCATGGCCTGCCCATCCGGCATGGCTGTCGCAGTTCCTCGCCGTTCTCGGTACCAGGATCACGCATAGCTGA
- a CDS encoding ribbon-helix-helix domain-containing protein, translating into MCRLFIGADPELWSSVTRSLRIGGVVTSVRLENFFWWALEDIAVRDDLTVSRLIGKLYDESRNEGHDLDNFASFLRVCCGRYLSLQLNGLVPTERSTAISTLDADAILVREQANYRQRQSSWEQSREDDHAEHRAA; encoded by the coding sequence ATGTGCAGGCTGTTCATCGGTGCCGATCCTGAACTCTGGTCAAGTGTGACGCGTTCGCTGCGTATCGGCGGCGTCGTGACAAGCGTTCGGCTTGAAAATTTTTTCTGGTGGGCTCTGGAAGATATCGCTGTGCGCGATGACCTTACGGTCAGCCGCCTTATCGGCAAACTTTACGATGAATCCCGGAATGAGGGGCATGACCTCGACAATTTCGCGTCGTTTCTGCGGGTCTGCTGCGGGCGCTATCTTTCCCTTCAACTGAACGGTCTGGTTCCTACAGAAAGATCAACTGCCATCTCCACGCTGGATGCTGATGCCATTCTTGTCAGGGAGCAGGCAAACTATCGCCAGCGGCAATCCTCGTGGGAGCAATCCCGCGAAGACGATCACGCAGAGCATCGTGCGGCGTGA
- a CDS encoding NADP-dependent isocitrate dehydrogenase codes for MAKIKVANPVVELDGDEMTRIIWQFIKDKLIHPYLDIDLKYYDLSVEHRDATNDQVTIDAANAIKEHGVGVKCATITPDEARVEEFKLKKMWKSPNGTIRNILGGVIFREPIICKNVPRLVPGWTQPIIVGRHAFGDQYRATDFKFPGKGTLSIKFVGEDGETIEHEVYQAPAAGVAMAMYNLDESIREFARASLNYGLQRNYPVYLSTKNTILKAYDGRFKDIFEEVYQAEFADKFKEAKIWYEHRLIDDMVASALKWSGGYVWACKNYDGDVQSDIVAQGFGSLGLMTSVLMTPDGKTVEAEAAHGTVTRHYRQHQKGEETSTNSIASIFAWTRGLAHRAKLDDNTELKRFADTLEKVCVDTVESGFMTKDLALLIGPDQPWLSTTGFLDKIDENLQKAMAA; via the coding sequence ATGGCAAAAATCAAGGTTGCGAACCCGGTCGTCGAACTCGACGGCGACGAGATGACCCGCATTATCTGGCAGTTCATCAAGGACAAGCTTATCCATCCTTACCTCGACATCGATCTGAAATATTACGATCTGTCGGTCGAACACCGCGATGCTACCAATGACCAGGTTACCATTGATGCTGCAAATGCCATCAAGGAACACGGCGTCGGCGTAAAATGCGCAACCATTACGCCGGACGAAGCCCGCGTTGAAGAATTCAAGCTCAAGAAGATGTGGAAGTCGCCAAACGGCACCATCCGTAACATCCTCGGCGGCGTGATCTTCCGTGAGCCGATCATCTGCAAGAACGTTCCGCGCCTGGTTCCGGGCTGGACCCAGCCGATCATCGTTGGCCGTCATGCTTTTGGCGACCAGTACCGCGCGACCGATTTCAAGTTCCCCGGCAAGGGCACCCTGTCGATCAAGTTCGTCGGTGAAGATGGTGAAACCATTGAGCACGAAGTCTATCAGGCTCCTGCTGCTGGCGTGGCAATGGCCATGTACAACCTCGACGAATCGATCCGTGAATTTGCGCGCGCCTCGCTGAACTACGGCCTGCAGCGCAATTACCCGGTCTACCTCTCGACCAAAAACACCATTCTCAAGGCCTATGACGGTCGCTTCAAGGACATCTTCGAAGAAGTCTATCAGGCTGAATTCGCAGACAAGTTCAAGGAAGCCAAGATCTGGTACGAACATCGCCTGATCGACGACATGGTTGCTTCGGCGCTGAAGTGGTCTGGTGGCTACGTCTGGGCTTGTAAGAATTACGACGGCGACGTTCAGTCGGATATCGTGGCTCAGGGCTTCGGTTCGCTCGGCCTGATGACCTCCGTTCTGATGACGCCGGATGGCAAGACCGTTGAAGCTGAAGCTGCACACGGCACTGTGACCCGTCACTACCGCCAGCATCAGAAGGGCGAGGAAACCTCGACCAACTCAATCGCTTCGATTTTTGCGTGGACCCGCGGTCTCGCTCACCGCGCCAAGCTCGACGACAACACCGAGCTGAAGCGTTTTGCCGATACGCTGGAAAAGGTCTGCGTGGACACCGTCGAAAGCGGCTTCATGACCAAGGATCTGGCGCTGCTAATCGGCCCGGATCAGCCTTGGCTCTCGACCACTGGCTTCCTCGACAAAATCGACGAGAACCTTCAGAAGGCGATGGCCGCCTGA
- a CDS encoding glutathione S-transferase family protein → MAELKLYTNPMSRGRIARWMLEEIGKPYDVEILDFGPPMKGPDYCTINPMGKVPALRHGDAVVTEVAAICAYLATTFPEAGLAPHPNERADFFRWLFFTSGPVEAALSNHALGFEIPTDKQGMVGYGNYDTVVNTLEKAVSHHPYITGDRFTAADVYVGSHIGWGLRFGTLPARGAFVAYWDRLKDRPAMKRATELDEAAAAATQH, encoded by the coding sequence ATGGCTGAGTTGAAGCTCTATACCAACCCGATGTCGCGCGGACGCATTGCGCGCTGGATGCTGGAAGAGATCGGCAAACCCTATGATGTGGAAATACTGGATTTCGGCCCGCCGATGAAGGGCCCCGACTACTGCACAATCAACCCGATGGGAAAAGTTCCCGCTCTGCGTCACGGCGATGCGGTCGTAACAGAAGTGGCTGCGATCTGCGCCTATCTGGCAACAACATTTCCTGAAGCTGGCCTGGCACCGCATCCCAACGAGCGTGCGGATTTCTTCCGCTGGCTGTTCTTTACGTCTGGTCCTGTGGAAGCCGCTTTGTCCAATCATGCCCTCGGTTTTGAAATACCCACAGACAAGCAGGGAATGGTCGGCTACGGCAATTACGATACAGTGGTGAACACGTTGGAGAAAGCGGTTTCGCATCATCCTTACATCACCGGTGACCGCTTCACCGCCGCTGACGTCTATGTCGGTTCGCACATTGGTTGGGGCCTTCGTTTCGGCACTTTGCCCGCCAGAGGAGCATTTGTCGCTTATTGGGACCGACTAAAGGATCGCCCCGCGATGAAACGGGCCACAGAGTTGGACGAAGCAGCCGCTGCCGCCACACAGCATTAA
- a CDS encoding ArsR/SmtB family transcription factor, with amino-acid sequence MKDGPIIASVAALLGDPARANMLTALMDGRALTVSELASAAGVTLQTASGHLAKLDAAKLLVAEKQGRHRYFRLSGTDVAQVLEGLMGLAQRTGAVRVRTGPKDQALRKARICYDHLAGERGVEMLDASHRLGLIVDDGEPMLTEKGKSFFSCLGVDVTTLEQGKRPVCRHCLDWSERRNHLGGALGAALLNHFISKGWARRDEGRVIAFSPKGVQAFSRAFQLAGQIA; translated from the coding sequence ATGAAAGATGGTCCGATCATAGCTTCCGTTGCCGCACTCCTTGGAGATCCCGCACGGGCAAATATGCTCACAGCATTGATGGATGGTCGCGCTCTGACGGTCAGTGAACTTGCATCGGCTGCGGGCGTGACGCTCCAAACAGCGAGCGGCCATCTTGCAAAGCTTGATGCAGCGAAGCTGCTGGTCGCCGAGAAGCAGGGGCGGCATCGTTATTTCCGGCTGTCAGGAACGGATGTGGCCCAGGTTCTGGAGGGCCTCATGGGGCTTGCGCAACGCACTGGTGCTGTGCGGGTGCGGACTGGCCCGAAAGATCAGGCGCTGCGCAAGGCGCGTATCTGTTACGACCATCTGGCCGGTGAACGTGGCGTGGAGATGCTTGATGCCTCACATAGGCTTGGGCTGATCGTCGATGATGGTGAGCCGATGCTGACAGAAAAAGGTAAATCGTTCTTCAGTTGCCTTGGTGTGGATGTGACGACTCTGGAGCAGGGCAAGCGCCCGGTCTGCCGTCACTGTCTTGACTGGAGTGAGCGCCGCAACCATTTGGGCGGAGCGCTTGGCGCGGCGCTGTTGAACCACTTCATTTCTAAAGGCTGGGCGCGCCGGGATGAGGGGCGCGTCATTGCCTTCTCACCCAAAGGTGTGCAGGCATTCTCGCGCGCATTTCAGCTGGCGGGCCAGATAGCATGA